ttgtgctatctaattttaccatgcaatatgttgctctagtgtatatgttctatatgtcgtgcagtgtggtgctcacttattaactgttttgttaattagttgtcgtctttagttaactgcttggttaaattctgcaaatgtgatgttcaattattcaggctgcaattttgtattgtcttccatgtgagaaataaatcgaatttatcttgagaaaatacatgagaaacgaatacaattgctatatttccaagttgtcaagcatgcttggtttggttatacattgtgcaatgtagTGCTCaattaacgtttggttcatttgtgttgtggtgtttagttaactgtttggttcagttctgcactgcgatgttcaatagttgtgggtgcattctgttattgtataccatgtgaggaataaattgaatttggctgtagtaaatacatgagaaacaaatacaattgctacaattggctgtagttaactatttggttaactgtctgatcttctattaggagtatgttatattgtgcaatgtggtgctcagttaatgtttagttcatttgttgtggtgtttaatTAACTGCTTGGTTAAATTCTACAATACGATGTCCAATtatcgtgggtagaattttgtattgttgtgcatgtgaggaataaatcgaatttggttgcacttaatagtgagaaacatatacaagtgctatatttcctagttcttaatcatgcttggtttggataaatgggttttccatgtggcttgaattaatctgatgaatctacaatgtgcttattttttatcaacatattttattgatagcatgcgaacccttacttaacctgatgactaactaccttatatgtgttgcaggaaAACAATGGGatgcactgaggtttacaatcgaggttagcacgtgcaaggtctgttgtctaatagcacattattgtgcaattgtaggaaccattctaatattttggtttttaacaatttggtcttgcacatgtaggtcccgctgtcagaggttttgacctaCTATTCGATCCTTTTTGCGTATGaagaaatgagttgtccatgaatatcaatcaaatcaagaaactcggaaagattgttaggataaagaaattagcgacaaaaaataacaagatctttgtttgcacaatgaagaagacatcatttcactacaagatggtattaactattataccttgcctttttttattcctttgccccatttccaatatagagaagatatttatgcacatccttgttttcagccctttccaaagcagttcactgatgattacctctcaaaccacctctatggtcaggaggcgaggaatgttttcatacaacacccacggttcaatattgaagtgttcctgaagaggacgaaggacggacggtcaatcatccacaggcactggcctaaagttgcaaagaccttgaacatgaatgaaggctgaatattcgccttccgcttcagcagttttccagatgagatgcatctatctatataccgtctatgatgctaatttcgaaaggttctacatgttgcatgtgaaacttggtactggtgcagttgtgtaatggggtaacTGAGTGCTGAaactatatcatgttgtactctgatgtatttcaattatgaaattctacttccttaatatggaaatgaaatatattatgggcttaatatgaatgtcaattagattaataaatggatgactaataatagggcaattagcctgctaatggcgaattagcctgctaattgggttttgctattgcaaacggttattgaaaaaataccatgggcgatgacctcaggcagcacacagtttctagaaataaaccgtgttggatcagtgaacaatcacacacgactttctcttgaaaactgtttgcgttatgccaccttgcacaaacgtttaccacataaaaactgtgtgtgatggacagtctttgccacacagtttcttctaccgatcgtgtgtgatacattcaataacgcaaacaatTAACggaaaaaattgtgtgtgatgtacctatgaacggaaacgttttccttggagcgactgtgtgggatgtacatacgaacggaaacgtttagcggggactgactgtgtgggatgtacttgcgaccgaaaACAATTTCGCGTGTATAGTTGTATTTTTTAGCTCCACTATACATATTTCCggatttgagcgctcgccggtcgcacacgaccccattttgccaagcgtgtgtgccaggagggcatatccccgacggtttctgggtcgtgtgggaaggacccccctatcgcccacactcattTGGCGACGggtccaaatgtcgtcgcggaaaggtgttaaaaaccatttgtatagcaccgacgcgcaccagtgtgatcccgttcatcaaatgacaacatatgtctatggttaggaaacttaaccatcttcgatcaacgagctagtcaagtagaggcatactagggacactctgtttgtctatgtattcacacatgtactaagtttccggttaatacaattttagtatgaataataaacatttatcatgatataagaaaatataaataacaactttattattacctctagggcatatttccttcaccaaaaTGGGAGTGCGGGATGGAAATGTTGGTGATTGACGCCAGAGGATGGAGTTCTCCATTGTTGAATCCCTAACTGAAACAAAAGGTTCGTTGGGCCTTCTATGGTGAAGTAGGAGAAGGCAGGCGTGGGATGTTTGTCCTTGGAGATGACATATCTGGCTGCAACTATACCATTTGGCAAAACAATTGTGCTAGTTCATTTGGTGTGTTGGTCTTCAAGCGAAAGCCTTGGTTCGATCCAGTTAGGTGATGGCGGGGTCATTGGCGTCGTTCCTCTGATGGAAGCATCGTTTGCTGGACACACGGCTTAGAGGTTCTTTGTTGTGTTCCATAGGTGCTCGCCATGGCTCTGGATGGTTCTTCAAGGGTGCTATGTACGCCATCGTGGATGAGTCCAAGATGATGGCTTTTTTAGGCTTGTCCCAGTCCCGCCACCCACCTGCCAACTCTTTTAAGCACTCAAGGATGATTGTTGTGATGGTAAGGAGAGTTCCTTTGAAGTTTTTGCTCTTGGAAAGTAAACGATGTTGGTCGAGACGCGGCCTTGTTGAACAATTTTTGACAGGCTCTTTTGCGTTGCGGTTGTACTGTGTTTGGTCAAATTGGAGTGGTTCTTCCTTCTCATCGGATTATGGCGGGAGCTTGTCTATCTTTCTTGTACTTTACCCTCTCTCTTCTATAATGCTAAGACACGCATTTTGCATGATCTCGATTTTTTTTGACAATTTTATAGTAATTGTTTTATGGAGTCATGATAATAGACTCTTCATGTTCCATGACATGATGAACTTACAATTCCAATCTAATAAAATATGAAGTTAACATCCTGATTATTATGATGATTAATATATAAGAACCTCCATGATGATGTTTTGTGGAGCTGATTTTTTTTTTAGCCAAAGAAAAGGCGCTCAACAATTTCGCTTGAAATTTAAAGAAAAAAATTCCCTTGAAGAAATTTGTCGAGCGGCTGGTGCTGGATATCAATCTGATTCTTTGACAGGCTAGGCTTGGACATTCAAGCCCGTTATAGACTCGGCCCAGTTAGACAACTTCACCCTACAGAGAGAGACGGACGCAGTGCTCTCCTGCTcacaaccgccgccgccgccgccgccgcaaacaCCCAGCTCTCCACGCCGGAGAGCGGCCAGCCCCGATGGACTCGCCGCAGATCCCCGACGATCTTTTCCCGGAGATCTTCCTCCGCGTCCCCGACCCAGCCGACCTCGTCCGAATCTCGGCCGCCTGCGTCTCCTTCCGCTGCCTCGTCGCCAGCCGCTCCTTCCTCCGCCGCTACCGCAAGCGCCACGCCCCGCCCCTCGTCGGCTTCTTCGATTTTCAGCGAGTCTTCCACCCCGCCGAACCTCCTTACCCCTCCGCTTCGGCCGCCAAAGCCGTCGCCCTCGCCGCCGACTTCTCTTTCCCCTTCCTCCCCGCCCCAGCCAGCGACTGGCACATTTTTGAGATCCGTGACGGTCGTGTCCTCCTCGGCCGGGACCCCGATGACTTCGAGGAGCTGGTGGTGTGCGATCCCTTGCACcggcgccacctcctgcttccccgaATCCCTGGACTCGACGAGTGGCTTCCTTCGGCCACGACCGGCGGGATAGGATGGCAGATCTTCCTCctgggcggcggcgacgacgacgacgaggctgCGGAAGAGACGTCTTTCAGAGTGATATGGAGGGCAGAGCGCGAAGATGATGATAATCAGGTCGCCTTCGTCTTCTCTTCCAGCACCGGACAATGGCGAGCTGCTCCGCCGGGGTCAGGGTTGGCTTCCTTCTCCTGGCGCCAATATGTGCATGGCTGCTTGTACGGGATGACAGATTGCAGGGAGAAGCTGCGTGTGCTCGACACCCGGACGATGGAGGTCTCACTCCTCGACCTCCCGCTGGAAGCCAAAGGTTATGCTTATGTGTATGTAGACGTTGTGGAGGCAGGGGAGGGCATCACTGGGTTGTTTGTGCGGCCAAGGGGGACACCTGACATCAGATACTTCACTAGGCGAAACAATGGTGGGAGTTCCAGCCAGTGGCAGTTGGAGAAGATAATCTCACTGGATCCTTCTCAGTGGCAGTCGGCGGGTTCACCAAGGCCAAACTGGTTCCTGCGTCACTCCGGAAGCCCATCGCTTGATGCTGGCCTTTTCTCACTGGATGTCAAGACATTCCAGCTTGAGAGGGTGCTTGGATCAGAGCTTAGCATGCTTTGCCTGTGGCCATATACCAACTTTCCACCATTTCTGTCGACACCAGCAGTATCAAGTGGTAACCTTTCTGTGGCATCCTAGTTATTTCCTTCACTTAGTTATCACACATCTTGTCTGCTGCTTGATACAGTAGTTGATTACTGTGATCGGTGAATCTTGTCTACACGGTTTATTAGTTGTCACATTCTCTGTGTTGTGGCTAAGCTGAGGAACATAATTGCGGTTTATTTAAGATTGTTTTAGTTGACACTTTAAGTTGATTAGAGAAGTAAAAGAAAGGTCTGTGCACAGCATGAGTAGCATTTTGGATGCACCTTGAAATCGTAAGAAACACGAGGTCAGGACAATGATTCTTGTTTATATGGCCAAACTAATGCAGAAGGCATACAAGCTCAAAGGACACTGCTACCAACAGTTCACCTTTGGTTTGTAACTTTGTATCACCTTCCTCCAGTCAAGCTGGAGTTATCTTGTTCACATTTATAGATATAAGCAGGGAGGCAAGTCTGAGGTGGTAAAATTTTACTACCATTTCTGTTGTGGCTAAGCTGAGGAACGTAATTGTGGTTTATTTAAGTTTGTTTTAGTTGACACTTAAGTTGATTAGAGAAGTAAGAGAAAGGTCTGTGCATAGCATGAGTAGCATTTTGGAAGCACCTTGAAATCATAAGAAACATGACGTCATGACAATGATTGTTGTTTTTATGGCCAAACTAACGCAGAAGGCATACAAGCTCAAAGGACACTGCTACCAACAGTTCACCTTTGGTTTGTTTCACCTTCTTCCAGTCAAGCTGGAGTTATCTTATTCACATTTCTCTTGCTAGATATGAGCAGGGAGGCAAGtctgctgtggtaaattttttgtttCTGCTACCATTCCGTTTATGGCGCTTAATTTATTTTATGCTACATCTCTTAATTTATGTTTACATGTCTTGTCTGGCTGTGTAATCCGACTTGTATTGCAAATGACATTGGAAAGCACCATAAAACAAGTGTTTTTCTGTTCTATATTTCAAATCCATTGAATTCAATATTATTCCTATGGAACTAAGTAGCCTTGAAGGATTATTCATGCGCTTTTGTTGTAAGCATTTTACCAAGTATTTCCCAATGGCAAGACCTATGGATTGTTTTTATTCGCAACTCCTGAATATCTAAAGTCTGAGTACGCATATATTGGGCAGGTACTCAGGAAGGTGATGAGAAGGAGATGCTGGAACAAGGTGCGGAGATGCTGCAAGCTGAAGAGCCCATGGGTAGCCCTCACGACGAGAGCACTGCTGATGACGTGGATGCTCAAGGTCAGGCCGGTGTATCAAGGACTGGAGATGTGGCTGATTGAGGTCAGGCCGGTGTATCAGTGTAACTTGTGGCTCTGTACGTCTGTAAA
The sequence above is a segment of the Aegilops tauschii subsp. strangulata cultivar AL8/78 chromosome 6, Aet v6.0, whole genome shotgun sequence genome. Coding sequences within it:
- the LOC109763427 gene encoding uncharacterized protein; translated protein: MDSPQIPDDLFPEIFLRVPDPADLVRISAACVSFRCLVASRSFLRRYRKRHAPPLVGFFDFQRVFHPAEPPYPSASAAKAVALAADFSFPFLPAPASDWHIFEIRDGRVLLGRDPDDFEELVVCDPLHRRHLLLPRIPGLDEWLPSATTGGIGWQIFLLGGGDDDDEAAEETSFRVIWRAEREDDDNQVAFVFSSSTGQWRAAPPGSGLASFSWRQYVHGCLYGMTDCREKLRVLDTRTMEVSLLDLPLEAKGYAYVYVDVVEAGEGITGLFVRPRGTPDIRYFTRRNNGGSSSQWQLEKIISLDPSQWQSAGSPRPNWFLRHSGSPSLDAGLFSLDVKTFQLERVLGSELSMLCLWPYTNFPPFLSTPAVSSGTQEGDEKEMLEQGAEMLQAEEPMGSPHDESTADDVDAQGQAGVSRTGDVAD